DNA sequence from the Hippopotamus amphibius kiboko isolate mHipAmp2 chromosome 1, mHipAmp2.hap2, whole genome shotgun sequence genome:
ACACCATGTATAATTGTCATCACGTTACTATGTTTAGTCCAATGTCACTTACCTAAAGTTCTAAAGAGCCCCATTAAAGTTATAATCTGGGTGAATTGAGCAAGAAGGGAAAGTTTCCTTCTTTAGCCCATTGATTTATGATCCAACTCATACTCATGCTAATGGTTTCTCCCATCTTCCTATGGAAACTCTGTAGAGTTTCTACATCACTATATAAGGTGATTTGCTTTCgcttagaattcaccagtaagcACTGCCCATTCCCAGTGCCAGGAATCACATCATTGCTGACAGACTGTGCAGTCTTGAAACAATGGGACACTGTATACTGTCTTCACTAAGAAGCTAGAATGGTTGACCTTGAAATTGGAAACTGTTGTGCACTTGGCCAAACTCATGACCAACTATGTCCCAAGTCTTTAATCTGAGACTTTACTCAGTATCCACTTGTCCAGGTAGTGGTCATCTGGAAGAAGAAGCTCCAGGATGGTACCAGATTTTGATACCTCCTGGGTTGGCACAGAGGTAAAATGCATCTTGTTACACAGTTTACAATATTGTGAGGTAGATGGACATGATTACAATATAGTACTGCATGTCTTTGCAAATTTTTAGTATAGTAAAAATGCAAAACGTAAATATTAGCAAGTGTGgtgacatttttcttaattttaaactgCTTGATTAATACGTCAGATGAGTGACCAGAAAAGCTCTATTCTTTAGTTCTTTAGCTTAGGGAACAATAATTGTTTCGTTCTTGCATCTTCTTCTTGAGATTCTTTATTTCTTGATGAAGTCGTGTGTTCTTTTCTTGGAATCCTTCCTGTAGTAGTTGGGCCTGTTCCTAAAAAAGTGCAAGTGGCGGCTGAATAACGTGTAGCATTAAGTAAATCTCTAACTTCTATCTAGTTTCCAcattcatagatttttaaaaaatatttaatttcttcttgaaatgttcTCTACCATTAATTTCATTATACTTTCTCTTGGGCCTTCCAGCTCTGTGATTACTTTTTCTGAGTCTCCTTGAGTTAAGAAAGATTTGGGGGTTATATCTCCCAATATGTTGCTGAACCTAAACTACCAGTCTTAATGTTTTATCCCATTAATTGTACACAGACTTTGTGGGCAATCTTGATGAAAAATTTGGTTTCAAATCTTATCtatacattttgagttttttatacTCAAACATACACAtgtaacacagaaataaatgaagaattttcaaaatctgtTGCAGTGTCTTAATCTTAGATCAGGGAATTTGATCCAAGCTTCCACAACTTGGTGGCAAGGGAAGCAAAATATAGGTAAGGGAATCAGGGCCCCGGACTGATCATACTGGATCTCTGCACACAATTCCCAACTCAACACACACTAGGAGCAGGGCATAGAAAACTGGTAGGAGTGACAGACTGACACAATGGTGTGAGAGTTAAGGAGTCCTTCTGCTTATGAAGGTTCTCTTGGAGCTAAAAGTCATACCAGGTctgacagagaaaatatttgtggatgCCTCTAAGTGATGAAGACAGTTCAGATATCTTCCTAAGCACTGTCATGCTATAAAAGTTAATTTAGTCTCCTCTGAAACTCTGTTTCATATCCTAAGCAATGAGAACATAGCGGTTTTTGCTTCATATAGTACTAAGCAAGAGATGTGGATAAGACCTTTTTTATAATGCCTAGCAGATAATAGCTACCATGATTGGCAGGTATAATGCTAAAGGACTTGGTGTGACTAACTGCaaataaaagcttttaacaaCCAGACATTGTAGGGGCCATTTCAGGCCAGCAGATAGAGATTGAAAAGTACAAGTGGGCAAGCAAGGTCCTTCTTCTGGGCTTCATGTTCTCACTGCCATGCCACGCTTGTGAACagggagagtggggagaaaacagaataaCAGGAATCTCAAGGTGATGCAATTAAATACCTGAAGTTTGAGAGCGAGagttctctcttgctctttcagcAACTGGACCCTATCCTTCTCCATCTTCTCAGTCAGTTGTTTCACATGTTCCTGGtaactcttttctttctgttccatcATCTGCTGGTtctttgtttgcatttcctgCAGCATTTTTGCTGCAGCCTGTGCAGATTCAGCTTTCACGCGTTCCACtgtcaggaggaaaaggaaaagaaaaatgtatgtggATGACCATTTTGCTCCTTTCTTCCATGTACACTTACCTGTCACTGTTGCTACTGACTGCATACACCCTACTCAGAAATGACTTTAGCAagtaaaaggcatttttttttctcatcttgctATAGTTTAAGGGTTCTGTGTTCACCCAGATGAATAGTTAGCGCTTTCAAGATCTTTCGAGGCTATCTAGTCTCTTGACTCGCTCCTCACCTTCAAtcaacttttccttctctgagaGAGTCTGGTCTGTCTGTAGAATTGCATCCATTACAGACTCCTTGGACTTCAAGTAGACCTGAAGAATCTCTTCAGCCTAGGACCCAGAAAAAATGGGGTTAGTAAGAGGAAATGGCTGTAAGCACTTATTCCTATTTGCCCACCATCTTTCCCTCTAGGAATTGCTCCTCTTGGCCCGGGCGTGCCTGGTGGTCAGgattccctgtcactgggttgagCACATGTTCCAGGCTGCCCAAGCATGACACTGTCCTGAGCAGAATCCTTTATAAGAGattgatatagatataaatagtgattttctgttcttttagacTGAGGGCTCTAATTTTGGAGCTGTTGGTGCTGTGGTCCCACATGGGGTGAGCTTGTTGGAGAATGAAGCCATCATGGCAAAAGCAGATCAGAAGAAAGCGGgtggagggagagtgggagggaggaaagtgTGGGGTTGAGGGGCGCAACAGGCAGAGAGATAAATGATGACATTACTTGAAATTTTGGATATATCTGATGGCCCAATTTATACCTCGGTTGTTACCTGAGTGCAGTCTCTTGGATGAGCAGATAGGATATATCTGGTATAACAGACTCCCAGTATGTGTTTTTGGAATGAGAGCATGAATCCTGTCAGTTCTGTAATTACGCATCTGTGTGCAATACACTTGGTCACACTGCTGTTTCAAGGGGCATGTCAGCAGCTTCCCAGAATTAATTTTGGTTACCTGTATTCCCTTCCTGGGCTGCTCAAGATACTTTTTCTTCAgctcttgtatcttctcaatgaAGAGGCGATAGCCTCCTGGTTTAGAATAAATCCCCTGTCTCACACCTTCTTCTAGAGGACCAAAAATATCCTTAAGTAAAGCTGAGCAATGATCTGATGATGCTTTAAGATTCTGGTCACAAAAGCCATCTCGCTTTTTGTCTAGTTGGGcctttaatgtaaaaaataagaagtaaaaagaatagTGAAAAGATGTTAAGTTGATCTCAGAATTTTTGGAAAGACTtctcataaaagtgaaaataaaaaaggtCTGTGACCCCCTAGAAGAACTTAGAGGCCCTCAGCAAAACCATATCCTTCCTCCTGATCCTGCCTTTCTACACAAGTCCCTTTCACCATGGGGGTGACCTTCAGAGCAGAGATTACTAGCTTTATGCTATACCTTTGGAGGTGATTTTCAAACTGGAGCAGTGATTGCACATGAAATAAATGTGGCTCAACATAAGCCTGTTCATGGTAACTAAGactaaaattttctttgattttggcCAGAATATCAATGAGTCTGATAACAGTGAGCATGTCATTTGATTAGAAGCTCTGATTGTTACTTACATGCATGTAATGAAATTATAGGGAAGATTAtttattcatgaaagaaaaaagtttcaatGCATCCTAATAAAGTATACCAATAAGAATTTCTTCCTCTTGTGATAATAACACATAGTGTTTGTCACCATTTAAAAGTCTAGTAAAAATTGCTTTTCTCAAACTGAGCACCCGTTTCATTTTCTAATAGTACTTTACTTTCCAAGAGCCTAATcctagtaaatttaagaaaaaaattacccctAGTTCTTTTTGAAATACATGGTCTATATCTTTGAAGGACCTCTTCATGAAGACTTCAATGGCCTCCTTCTCACTGGCCCTGTGCAGGTCCAGCAGCTCCTGGAGGGTTTCCGTGGGCAGCTGCAGCTTCTGGCCCATCTGCTGGTCATAGTGGGCAATGGCCTTTTGCACTGCGGCTGAGTTCTCAATCTCGGCTAAGGCCAGGACTGCATTCTCCATGCAGGGCACATCCCCACTACTGATGGCATTGACATAGGTCTGCACCAGGGTCTCTAGACCTGCAAATAGAGAACAAATGATGATGTTTATTATAGGTGGAGTGAGGAAACTTTCTATTCTGTGTAATTCTGATGATGTCTATTACCAACCATTTGCCTTACAGCATCAGTGTCCTCAGCATCACCTGCAAACTGGctaaaaatgcagactctcagccTCTGCCCCAGTTCCACTGACTTAGACCCTCATGTCTGGCAGGAACCTCAGGTGGTACATATGCACATCAAAGGTTGAGAACATCTGTTCTAGATCGCCTAGGCCTGTGTTTATTGAGTGTATTCACTTCACCCCCAAGCACTGTTAGGACAGAAACCATATCCCTCTCATTTATGTCTGTATCATGAGCCCTGGTAGGTCCATGGgaaacatttaattaatatttgtggaACAAATCAAAAGGAGTCCTTTTGTTTATTCTGGCAAAGTTCTGGACAACTTTCTGTGATGGTGGAAATGTTTTGTATGTTCTGTCCAGTGTGGTAGCCACTAGACACGTGTAGCTGTGAGCCCTTGAGACATAGCTGTGTGATCATAATGTTAAATTTCCctgattttaattcatttacatttaaattttgatagCTGCACTTTTCCATAGACAACCATATTGGACAGGGCAGGTCCAGTTTACTAGGAcaattttaagctctttttttctttagccttttctatcttttctcaCCTAAGAAATTTGACTAATAAAACCTGTTAGATGTGTTGCTGCCATCTTGAATTCAGCGCAATAATAGCAGTAGGTGTGCATTTTTCAGAGCTGAAGCCAGGTGGATGTTATTACACCATCCTTTAGTCTTAACAGTGAGAGTAGAGACTGGGAA
Encoded proteins:
- the LOC130839590 gene encoding guanylate-binding protein 1-like, yielding MASETHMSGPECLIENTNGRLLVNPKALKILSAIKQPVVVVAIVGPYRTGKSYLMNKLAGKNKGFSLGSTVQSHTKGIWMWCVPHPKKPNRTLVLLDTEGLGDVEKGDNQNDSWIFALAILLSSTFVYNSMGTINQQAMDQLHYVTELTDRIRAKSSPDVDGFEDSADFVSFFPDFVWTLRDFSLDLEADGQSITADEYLQNSLKLRKGTNQKDKNFNLPRLCIRQFFPNKKCFIFDRPTSRKKLGQLEELCDDDLDSEFVQQAAVFCSYIFSNSKTKTLSGDVKVNGPRLETLVQTYVNAISSGDVPCMENAVLALAEIENSAAVQKAIAHYDQQMGQKLQLPTETLQELLDLHRASEKEAIEVFMKRSFKDIDHVFQKELGAQLDKKRDGFCDQNLKASSDHCSALLKDIFGPLEEGVRQGIYSKPGGYRLFIEKIQELKKKYLEQPRKGIQAEEILQVYLKSKESVMDAILQTDQTLSEKEKLIEVERVKAESAQAAAKMLQEMQTKNQQMMEQKEKSYQEHVKQLTEKMEKDRVQLLKEQERTLALKLQEQAQLLQEGFQEKNTRLHQEIKNLKKKMQERNNYCSLS